The genomic interval CTGGGCCCTAACTTGGTGGGCCAGAATCTGGCCTTTTTAACTAATGGAACACAAAGAGTGAGTGTTGATTTCTGTTGTCCAtctacttttctgtttattttgtgtgACTTACAGGCGCTCACATAAGCATAGTCAAATGTTAAAATTTGTGGATTGTGTACCAAAATGTTTCTAAACAACATTACAAATATTagcaggaaaaatattttttttcaggaaTCATCTTGTTCTGTGTTGTATAACAAAAGGACCACCAACTCAGTTCTGTCAGACAGCAGCCATCTTTtgcttcttaaatttaatttgttcccACCAAGCGCATACTGAGACTCCCAAGTGTCAAGAGCAACatatttaaaaactttatttatccccagaaCTGTAAGCATTGGCAGCTGTAGGTATTCTTCTGAATTCTGAATAATACTTATTACTGGGAACTGTTAGAGTTAATTATTCTTACTTGTATAAATCGTAAGGAAATGGGTACTGATCATAAAAGTTGTTGGCATAAATATCTCCTGGACTATTGTCTTGTGTTTATGTAACAATGTCCTATGTTTTGTACTTTCCTATGGCAAACTAATTTCCTTCTGGGAAAATAAAGTCTACCTACCCCAACCTAAGCTAAACTAACAAGAAGGACATCCCAAGTGCAGAGATGTCAACTAAGAAAAATGGAACAAGGGTTGGCAGCATAATGCAATAATCACTCTAGAAATGCCATACCATAATATATACCTGTGACCAGACAGGGACCATTACAGACATATTAGAACTGTATGTGCTCCAGGTAAATCCAACCCAGTGAAAGATGATAGAGAGATTATATTAGACAATTAGATGTCTTCCAAGTCCATGAGTGACAGTAAAGCTATTCCACAGGGACAATTTGGTCACAGGATGCAGGAACACCCATGGTCACCACAGTTAACTATAAAATGGCTTTTGTACAACTGAACCCTGAAATAAGAATCAAAACCTTGACGTGCTTAAGAGGTCTAAGTAGAAGCCAGAGGGAATTATAGCTCTGGAAAGCAATGGCTTGAGGTAATAATATAGATCCAGAataggtttataaagccttagaCAGATAAGTGAGACTATGTTGTTGTTTTCTGTATACTTAAGTATACTATTAAAACACCTGCAGTTACATTAGGCATTTTTTCTTGCATCAGAAGAGTGATCCTTCTCGACATTGATTGTGTAGACGTGAAACATGCCTGGTAGACTGTTAATTTAGTGAAATACATTTAGAACAGTACATCTGGTAACTTTCTTGTTTTTATGTATCTGTTTTAATACGATATCACCTTGGGGGTCAAAAGTAACTTCAAATGTTATGGTAGATGTGATGTGataatctgtttgtttgtttttgaattatcaCAGAATCTTTTTCAGTGAACAGTATACTGGTATTACTTAAATGCCTCAAATTTCAATTACATCATACAAGCTCTTATTTCATTCATCAGGTGTAACACCAAGTAAACTACTTGCGCTAAGATTAGGAATGAATCATCTGCTATGacttcactttttaaaaacaaaatcaagacaTATATAAGTAATACAACTATAATATAAATGTGCTTATTCTGTGTCAAATATATTCCGAGATTTTTCAGTTAAGGAAGACAACAGTTAAATGTAATGTAGTTATAATCATTAATCATGGCACAGGttgagtggtgacatgttgcagattgattagcacatgcaagtaagaatttcagtgtactctgcACGCTTAGCAATAAATACCTTATAGATCTATAAAGGTAGTGGACTTAAAGACATACTGGCACATTTCACCTTTGCTTTGAAAGGCATTCATGTGTGTGGAAATGTGTTTGTGATACACATGATTTTAATTAGTACACTTAACAATTTATATGTTCTTACACATAAAGCCTAACAGTGCTGCAatactatttttattataaatacagaCCTCCAGCCACTTTTCTTCTTTTCCCAGTTTTAGGATGCTCCCATTGAGTTTTCAGTTCATCATGGCTGCCAATAACAAAGACAATAAACATTTCAAAGACTGATATGGCAGGGTAAAAACATTgccatttaaaacattaaaaggtTCTCTCATCAATGCATATTTAAACACATCAtctattcaaaatattaaaataatgctgATTTTCCACTAGCACCTGAGGCCAAACAGAACAAAGCTTCAGAAGGTTTCTTCCTTGTATGTGGTAAATGTATTGACTTCAAAACATATACACGAGTCTATGGCAGCCTAAACGACACTGATTGGTTTCAATGTGTCCTGCCATGCAGATGACAAGTCCATACTTTCAAACATTATTCTGGGAATTATTTTTAAGCAGTTACTTTAGTTCTctgtaattgttttgtattctgcAATACTTGGGTTTTATACCAAATTTAATAACAAATATACTACATCACAAAAACCACAAGCACTTACTGACAGTGTTTAACAGTATTTGGATATTTCAGTTGATAATGATGCAAACAGGTAAATATCAActaaactgtaataaatatgtGTTCTGTTATCTGCAAAATTGTACTGAgaggaacatttaaaaacaaaaacatgaagaaCAATTAGTTCCAAGTAATTTCTCCTAAATTTACTTTATGCAAGTACGTGATCACCCACCTCTTGCAGGTAAtctaattaacatgcaaataatcTCTGTTATAGTTCTTGCTCATTTTGGATTGATCTATCAGCTTTGTTCTCGGAATTATTGATCTTAataaatttgtttaaacacaatAACATTagcaatttatattttttgtatgaaacaACAAAACCTTTTTCACAATTACATAAAGCAAACTTCTTTAACAAAGTTTTTCATACTATTGAAACTAAATAAATGTTCACACATTTTCAAACTGATATTTCAAGTCATCCAAtttagccttaaataatctgaatCAAATATTAATAGATTATGTGATGGGCTGGCAATACAATGTTCAGGATCACATAAGTCTGCATAGTGAGTACTGTATGTCTTGAATGATAGATACAAAAAATGGTCTATAAGAACAATAGAAACATTAAGTCACTTGTCAGCATGTCCTGTGTAATtggaaaaacaagcaaataaatacaagttTGTTTCTGCTCATTAATAAAGCAGTGCTAAATCTGTTTAACTGATCACAATAAACTATGAAAGAGCAGTGCATTTTAAACATGTGAGCTGCCTGCTCAAAAACCTAATAAATAACCAAGATGCAACACTCAGACATAAacaacaaacacagcatactgaCTGGTTAGCTGacaaactgaaataaagaaagatCTGCAAAGATTTGTGACAAAGatcaaagaaaaactgaaaagattGGCCAGCTGAGAATTATTAAAAAAGCTAAATATTAAGTCTCCTGACTTAGTCATAGGGGGAAAAGGAGAAATGGAACGGAAAATATAGACAACTAAAGGCCGAGTTGTTTTAATGATAACAAAGTTAAAACAAGTTAAAGAAACTATTTTCTCAGTATAAACACACTATTTTAAAGGTGGCACAAAGGAAAGAACACAACATACGTAAGTTTGTTAGTTTAACTCAGGCGTGCAGGGATCTACACTCTATTTTGGCCATTCCGCTGCTATCAGaaaattgaactgaaaaaatgGGTTTCTGGTGTTAAATTTGATACAGATATTACCATTGACTGCAGATTTGACAAATCAGATATGaagcagaacatttttaaaacaagtgtTAAACCCATTAATAGTTAAAGTTGAGCCTAAACTATTTTAGTCACATCATTACAAAACAATCACCAGAAATGGCATAGATTCATGGTGAAGTCAAGACAAAAGCTGCGCAAAAACTGATAAAACGACAAGCCAAAATCATGAGAAAATGTAGAAATGTACCCTCAAATAACTGAAAGACATCATCCATTGAAAAGTCTAGACAGTTAGCTTATGTCAGGCCACAACACGTTTTAGAAAGGGCTGATAGTGCCTCAATTCCACTGAGTTGGCACTTTAAACATCCTTCAATGCAAATAGTATTGATTATCATCTATTACCAAACAGCTGCCGATTATTATAGGGGTATTTGGGGGGGGGGCACGGGTTCTTCACTGCAAGTCAGCCTGGACAATAAAGAAACATTACGTTAATATGTGGTTTTGTGTTCCAAAATCGTGGCTTCTAACAATCAGTTTTGCATCAGTATGAGCATCTCGCAGTGCAcgtgtctatctgtctgttactGCAATAACGGCTGATGCATAGAATCGCTAGTAGCCTGCAAAGCTGTATCTATACGTCGATTTCATGCTCAGTCTAAAACGGACTTAATTAAGTTACCAGACttgtacattttttgaaaaagcaaACCGGGTCATTCTGCCAAACTGCATGTATGGGATAAAATAAAATGCACGTTTCTTCAATGCTCGCCTCCAAGTTATTCCTTTGGAACCTAAAGCATAACACAAATTTTCTAAGGTTCCCTTACTTTGCATAGTAAACCCATCCGTCCTTTGTGGTTCTTTCCTCCCAGCCAGGTGGCAGTTCGTCCTCACTGTCAGTATCATCCAAACCTGCATATTTTAATGCTGCCATGATGCTAAACTTTGGGAAGGGGTTGTGAAATGTTACGATTAATTTAAAAGGTAAATTACTGCAACAGGTAGCagtcaaaaaataacaaaatcacaaAGTATGCTCCAAAAGTATTTCACTCTTCAAAACACGCGCATTCTATTTACTGTGAAAGCAGGGCTTCCGGGACTGGATTCATATTTGACGCGAGGGCGACGATTGGAGCATTCTGGGAAATGTAGTTTTTTTCCCAACTCGGAGATGGTGGACAGTAAGTGATGCCGCCGCTATTTAAAGAGCAAGTTGGCTCAACAATGGTAAGCTTAATAGTACTACTGAAGCGTTCCCTTCTAAAATGGTTTTATCAGAGCATAACACTTTAAAGGTGCacgttaatttattattatttctttttatattttttatttttaaactctgcATTGGTAATTTTAGATACCCCAGTCCTAGACGCAGGTGTTAGGTGAATTTGCACCCTAAAATTGTCCCAActcttgagtgtgtgtgtgtttgtgtatgtggaCCTGTGTTTGACTGTCATCTTGATCCCTGCCTAGTAGCCAGTGTTGCCGGGATAGTCTCCTTATTCCCGAACGCgacactgaactgaattaagcgaGTGTGCGAATGTCATACGTTGTGCTGTGTCATTAATAACTTTAACAAAATAGGTTAGCCTTAAATAGAGTGCATCTTCTATTGTCATACAGTTTCCTGCAAAGTTCTTTCAATTATAGACTATAGTTTCTGGTAacgaaaaacaaaatataatacatcAGTAATCAAATGGGTTTAAAAATGCCACTGTTTGAAATAGTTAACAGAACCCTTAATTTCCACATCAACATGATAGTATTACGACGattattagtattttattaaTTGCTGGTCTGGAAAGttaaacacataaacatttaagtacaaaattaaagattttaagtaaaatttaacacattacacaatttataCTTGTATACAACATTGttataaatcaatttaaaatgaatttactcaattcaatatttttaaacatatatttatagaAAGTAGCAATGCAAACTGTATTCATTGACTTACATATATACCTTATTTAGTTTTTTGATCCAAAAAGTCATCTGGTGGCCCGTCATTGGTACACATTTTCTGTTGCGTGTCCTCTATGCGAAACATTCAGCAGTAGTTCCCCatcattttttttagttctttatttcgccttatacaatttcttgtattaggaatttgctagttttcgcataccccttgggatcagagCGTAGGGTTAGCCAttatacagcgcccctggagcaattacaggttaagggtcttgctcaagggctcagcagagtaggatctcctttggcagtgacggggattcgaaccggcaaccttctagacaccaacacagatccttagcctcagagccgccaccactccaccccatacTGTTTCATACTGAAACTCCAGCGTCCCTGGTACCTTCTCCACATCTTTGACATCCACAAGGAATCTGCTACTCACCtcttaaaaaaagaatcaaaatgcAGATCCAAACAGTTTGAGATTCATGTTGCAACACCTTTAAATTCAACTACTACATTTTTTCCCAATATCTTTATAATCTCTGTCTTTATTGTTCTTTGAAAGATGCCATGTGTGTCgattctgcatcagaaatcagttttctaatatcaggtcCGATAAAACTGtcgtttttcaatttaaaaaaaaaaatacatgggaCAAGTTCCATCCTTTGATAAGACTTTGACAGATTGCTTAATTAAACCAAGCTTAACATGAAGCGGTGGTAGCAACACTATATAGTACTTGGATTGACCAAACTATTTTGAGGATATTTTTAGGACCAAGCTGTTGCTTTTTCCTTGCTAgccattccttctgaacccaaCGTACACAGTTGGCTTTGCTCTCCAACTCACAGAGAAAACATGGGAATTTTGTATACCCTGACTGCTGGCTCAGTAAGATGTACAGAACATTCAGGTCGTCACATATGAACCAGCTGTGGTCATTGTAGTTAATAACTGTTTATTGTTCATAACTGTTTTCCTTTAAacagatattttaatatttgaaaaatagtaaattaaattaaattatcattaaaataaaatattaatatttaattatagtgcgaaaacacaaaaaagctgaaaatgtgttttgtgaaaaatgttACGTAATGAATAAACATTTCATCGGCtctcaaaaatacataaaactcaCATGAAATAATCAAACACCTTTTCAATGCACACCTGTTTGCTTAGCGTCCCTCGCTAAGGAGGTTGGCTCCAGGTTACCATGATCCTGCGTTGGAATTAGAGGTTGCATGGGTTAGTAATATGATAATAATACTGCCTTAAATGTTTATTGTCTTTATATAAAGGCATGGGTGAACGTTAATTGCAGCTTCAGGAAGTTGCGGTTAAAGGGTGCAGTACTATCTACAGGTTTTAAACTGTAATGTTTACtaaaatttttttcataattattcatttttcattcgtGCTATGACAATAATGAATCTATAAATCTATGATGTAAATGCCTTCACGGTTTATCCACTTGGCTACAAAAAGTTACAGTTAATTGAATTGCTGGATGAATTTGTTAACGAAGTGAGATATCTATAATTATAAAAAGCCCAAAACTTGTATTACTTCATACTTTATTTGTCAAGTGCGTTTGTCATAAACGATCTTCTGCAAATTGTGAAGCGCCCAAGTGTCCTCAGCTCAGATTTCAATCGCCCCTGGGCGTTGTCAATCATCTCTGTTCTAGTTAAGCCCGCCCCAGCATTTAAAAGACGTTTCTCATAGGTTGAGTGCGTGTCTGTTTCCGTATCCTCTTAGCAACGGGCCCCTAGTGCGTTATTGTTGACAGTTGGCTTAGAGACTTGCAGTATTACAGAAATGGTAAGAGTTTTGCTTTGATTTACTGTTAtttctaaattatatttattaaataaataagatgtTAAAAGGTGTTTAGCTCTTAATTCTCTAGAATTATATAACATTTTTGTTGATGTATTTAACAAATGAATCTTTCCTGCTTCTAACGCTCTTTTTCTTACATTGGGCTACTACTATGATTAATTTTCTAATAGAAAAAAGTTATAtatctgttatgttttgtttaaataactTCCCTTTACCGTTTAAAAACATTAGTTAGGATTTTTAGTAAAGGCTATAATTCCGAAATTCATATAAACTTAGTCGTTTCTTTAACACTTAGCAAGGAACAACTTTATATAGTGCGTGAAACAAATTGTCTAATAAAGATTTTTCTTTCGTTCTTCAGGCAGAAGTAGAAGAAACTCTGAAAAGGATCCAGTCTCACAAAGGAGTACTTGGAACAATAGTTGTAAATGCAGAAGGTACTGAAACAAATGAGTAATTTCTGATTTTATATTTGTCTTATTTCTGGATAAGTTATTTTGGTGTCTTttattgcttgtgtgtgtgtgtgtgtgtgtgtgtgtgtgtgtgtgtgtgtgtgtgtgtgtgtgtgtttgctaaAGACTGTTCTTAAAATTTAGTGCTTATGAGTTGTTGTTACCATCATTATGTGTTTTGgtattattgctgttattaatGTCATTATAATTGCCATGACATCAGATTCTTATTGCATTTTATACTTAATGTGATGTATGTGTTTTGCAGctgtactgtgatttttttttttttaagctataTACAATGGTTAGCAATatcctgttcttttttttcttttttaagttgcTGCACTTATGTTTAAAATGGCAATGTTTAAGTAGTTGACATGTGTAGCAAGGAAGAAAATAATCATAATTTGTGTCTCTGTCAGTAACAAAGTTGAACAGTTAAGTAATAGGAAATGCACATAGTTTTCTGAGCTAATTAATGATGCTATTGTGCTAAAGCAGAAAATGGCAGAAGCTATATGGTTATTTTGTTAAGCTGCTACTGTCCAATGTATTCTAAAGTTATTCAATAAGTTACAAGTGCTTCCTGAAGTAGCAAcagcaaaacataaaatacattacataaacattagtaagTGATTTGGAAGAATTTATCAATTACAAGGGAGCATAATATGTCTTAAACCACCCATTACCTTCAGTCAAAATTATACATACATTAAAGCAGTTGTCAAAATATCTGATGCTAGGGATGTCACTAGTGACCTAATAATAGGATAACTTTGTAAGTTGCAAGACCTCAGCCTCTAATAATTTAAGATTACCTTGCTCATCATGACTTTTTATTATGGCATTCTGTAGCTAGGAATTTGAAGTCATAGTGTCAGAGTAACTAAAAGTGTCTAATGAAGTGAAATTCCCCATCAAAGATGAATTCAAAACAATGATACCCCACACAAAacaaataatgtttaattatactTCTAAATATGACATTATTAGTCAGCTAAGTATATATGTAGAATATTGAAGAGGCAGTACAGGACTGTAACAAAATGAACTGGTTTATTTACAGAAGCCAATACAATGAAAATAGAGTAAAGTTTTTAAAGAATCGTTTGTATTGTGGCATTGAATGCCATTATGAGTGGATGATTGTGTTAACAGCTACAAGAAACTTAGGATTTTTTTATCTTCCAGGAATACCAATCAGAACCACATTAGACAATTCCACAACTGTGCAGTATGCTGGACTGTTGCATCAACTTACAATAAAGGCTAGGAGCACTGTGAGAGATATTGACCCACAAAATGATTTGACCTTTTTACGTATCAGGTCAAAGAAGCATGAAATCATGGTTGCCCCAGGTAATGAATCAATATATTGTATAATGACACTGTATGACTGTTTTTAAGGAGTACTTTCTGATACTTTTTCATGCAATaatgtgtttcttttatattttcattaatttgctATTTAGTTTTACACTTTTCTTGTAGTGTaaaggaaataagaaaataatttatgaattatgacattttggaatatttaaaCTTGAACTCCAACATACTGTCTTTCTATTATGGAAATTGTTAAATActaatgcatgtgttttttttgttttttttcagataaGGAATACTTATTGATTGTTATCCAGAACCCTAGTGAATAAAACACGTTCATTTACATTTGCAATGTTGTCTTAAAAAAAGACCTTCCAAAGGTATCACAACTTTGGGGAGCTTTTTGCAGTGTTCAACCTGAAATTCCCATGGGAATTACtatcttggtgttttttaaattaattctttctTCGCAAAGCCTTGTAATTAACTTTAATTTGTATTCTATCATTTATTCATCTAAGAAGACCTTGTGTTACTGTTCTGTGACATGTTTACTCATGTTCAGTACTGGAAAGTGCAATTTCAATgccaaaaaaagaagcaaaaaataaatgtctaaaatacaaaaaaaaatcttgttatagttttctttttcccttacaaattttaatatttactaGAAAGCAAAATTTTGTAGTTATTATTACTATCGTTTATTCTAGATAGTAAATTATTTGCTAGGCAGTGTATTTGGCACTGCTTCTTCACAGCTCCGGTGACCTGGGTTCTGTTCCTGGACCAAGCATTCAGTGTACAGTTTACATATGTTCTACAGATATCCCACATTGCAGTTTTATTTTGGCCCACTGTAAGTGagtgtgtgggtatgtgcatgAGAGTTCTCCACaatgacttctgttttttttactatttaatttttttcccataaAAAGTGGCCTTGCTCCTTCCCCCTCTGCTActcaaaaagaaagtaaagtatCTTCAGTTTGCTTTGTGGACATTTTTAGTCAACAGCAACCTTGTACTCCAAACTTGATCAGTCCTTACAAACTAAACTATAGTCTGATGGGGTTAGATCACTAAGTGGGAAAGAGTTGTACCAAACCTTTTAGTTGTTTTTGGAATGAAAGTTTTGATATCTTGTTTTAGGTGACCAGTATTTATgataaacatttaaagatatggtTACCTGAATGAGTGTGGTTTTTGATTCTATTGCCCTGTCATTTGTTAATTCAAGATGTATGTTTTCTGTATGGAGTGTAATTTCAGTGCTTTCTGCTGTATGAACATCTAATTGCAGTGCAGCCTTTGAGTGGTCCAATGCAATTTTATAACCACTTTTACAGAGTAACTTAAGCATGCTTTAAATGCCTGGATTGCAAAACTGTGCCTGATCTGATTGGGACATATGCaatgttttatatgtaatgtcATAGAATCAGGGCACCAGCGGGCTCCAAACCCCAGCACAATAACACAAatgcagtcctgggttcaaataaatggaTGTTTATCAACCACAGTACCTCCAAAGTAACCAAAGCACAAGTAATCTCTCTCACAATCtcctctctcaccaccgcactaccctcctccagttgagtgttgccttccttcttctcagctctgactcgcctggataagggagtgcagttgCTTTTATtgaagacccaggagtacttctgggtcatacggaagtcctAGTTACGGAGTACATCTCCTTGCAGTGCAGTCTTGTGGTATCACTCaagccccagcagggctgctctgctggaCTGCATTTCCctgcattccctgctggttcccaaatggt from Erpetoichthys calabaricus chromosome 9, fErpCal1.3, whole genome shotgun sequence carries:
- the dynlrb2 gene encoding dynein light chain roadblock-type 2, whose product is MAEVEETLKRIQSHKGVLGTIVVNAEGIPIRTTLDNSTTVQYAGLLHQLTIKARSTVRDIDPQNDLTFLRIRSKKHEIMVAPDKEYLLIVIQNPSE